The following are encoded in a window of Chiloscyllium plagiosum isolate BGI_BamShark_2017 chromosome 11, ASM401019v2, whole genome shotgun sequence genomic DNA:
- the kiss1ra gene encoding KISS1 receptor a, with product MAEPQALSKQPMMQRSIISMDPGSLILSLPIIMYQKIEKGYWYGPRTYCAEAFPSDSHQKGFILYHFLAVYLLPLLTISLCYSLMLKRVGQPVVEPIDNNYQVQHLSERTIAMRSKISKMVVVIVLLFTICWGPIQLFILFQAFYPNFQANYVTYKIKTWANCMSYANSCINPIVYGFMGASFRKSFKKAFPFMFSRKVRDTNMTSGSGNAEV from the exons ATGGCAGAACCACAAGCTTTATCAAAACAGCCCATGATGCAAAGATCTATCATTTCCATGGACCCAG GTTCCTTGATTCTCTCTTTGCCAATTATCATGTACCAGAAGATTGAAAAAGGTTACTGGTATGGACCAAGAACATATTGTGCTGAGGCATTTCCATCAGATTCCCATCAGAAAGGCTTCATACTGTACCACTTCCTTGCTGTCTATCTTCTGCCTTTGCTCACCATCTCTTTGTGCTACTCCCTGATGTTAAAGAGAGTTGGACAACCTGTTGTTGAACCCATTGACAACAACTATCAG GTTCAACATTTGTCTGAAAGAACAATAGCAATGAGAAGCAAGATTTCTAAAATGGTGGTGGTAATTGTGCTCCTGTTTACAATCTGTTGGGGACCCATCCAGCTCTTCATCCTGTTCCAGGCATTTTACCCAAATTTCCAGGCCAACTACGTGACCTACAAGATCAAGACTTGGGCTAACTGCATGTCATATGCCAACTCCTGCATCAATCCCATTGTTTATGGTTTTATGGGAGCAAGCTTTAGGAAGTCCTTTAAGAAAGCCTTCCCATTCATGTTTAGCCGGAAAGTAAGGGACACCAACATGACTTCTGGAAGTGGCAATGCAGAAGTGTAG